In Terriglobales bacterium, the genomic stretch ACTGCGGTTCCATCGGTCGTGCTCCATTGCCGCTTTCTCCACCGATGATGGCCCAATCGATACCGGACAGATTGAAATCCCCTAAGTCTTCGAGGAGCGGTTCAATAGATAGGAATTTCACGCTCGCGGTAGCAGTACGGAGGTGCTCAACTCGCGGTATGCCATATTTTTTATCCTCAACGCTGACACCCCACCATATGTGTCTTTGCTTGGCTGCAAAGCGGAGCTTAGTTGAAAGCAGGTCTCGCAGGCGCTCTGAGCGCTTGGTCAGCACTTGGTAGGTATGCCAATCGGCCTCGACCATAACCTGAACGACATCCTCGATGTAGGCGTCCGGAACGCCGGGCTGGAAGAGATCACTCATGCTGTTAACGAAAACAGTTCGAGGCCCGGACCAGCGAAAAGGCTCAGCAAGTTTTTCCGGGACGAGGCGGAGGTCGAAACCCTGCTCGTACGGGTGCCCTTTGACCCCCCGGAAACGCTCTGCGAAGGTTTCAGCGTAGCAATGTTTGCAGCCGGGACTGATCTTCGTACATCCCCTGAGAGGGTTCCAGGTTGCATCTGTCCACTCGATCTTTGAATGTTCGCTCATCCTGGCTGCCTTTCATACTACCAATGCTCGGCGTTAAGTAAAGGGCTGTGTCATCAAAC encodes the following:
- a CDS encoding phage Gp37/Gp68 family protein, producing the protein MSEHSKIEWTDATWNPLRGCTKISPGCKHCYAETFAERFRGVKGHPYEQGFDLRLVPEKLAEPFRWSGPRTVFVNSMSDLFQPGVPDAYIEDVVQVMVEADWHTYQVLTKRSERLRDLLSTKLRFAAKQRHIWWGVSVEDKKYGIPRVEHLRTATASVKFLSIEPLLEDLGDFNLSGIDWAIIGGESGNGARPMEPQWVDKILSLCRGQDVDFFFKQWDGVA